The stretch of DNA GTCGAGTACACGGGGGGACGCGAGCATGGGCTACTGGGGTTATTACGTCGTGGGCAGGAGTGAGCGGCCACTTGTGGAGCTCTCGGCGGTGGCGGGAGTGCGGGACGAGCTCAGCCTCCTCGTGCAGCGGGACGACGGCTGGCAGGTGTGGGAGGTGCCGGGCGGCGACGGCACGCGCGACGTCGGCAACATGAACACCCTGGCCCTGGAGACGGGTTCGCCCGCCCTCTTCGGATACGTCATGGACAGCGACTGCGTGGTCGTCGAGGCCGCGGCCCCGGAGAGCGGCGTATGGACGACGTGCCTGGCCCGCGAGGCGATGGCCGGGTACATCGGCGACGACGGCCTGAGCCTCGACGACTACTTCCTGGAGCCGCGCGACGCGGCGGACCGGGCGGTGACGTGGGCGGCGGAGTCGGGCAGGACGGTGGGCCCCGCGCCGCTGCTCGACGTGCTGAACGCCGCCGCGGAACCGTCGGCTGAGGAGCTCTTCTTCCGCTTCCTCGACCGCCTCGGCGTAGTGCCGCAGTGACGTTCCCGCGCGCCCGCACGCAGTAGGGGACGTGCATGTTCCGCAACGGGAGGCGTACGACATGGGCGGCGCGAGTCTGGTCGAGCTGATTGCCGAGGCCGACGAGAGAGGTCTGGCGGCGAGCGGGCTCGCCTGCCTCGACCGGTGTGTGCCGCTCCTGGGCGGTGGTGACGAGGTGCTGCGCCCGCTGTGGGGGAGTCTCGCGGAGGGCGGGCCCTGGGACGTGGCGCTCGCCGAGGCCCGGGTGGCGCTCGGCGGCGCGGACGTCCTGGAGGACCCCTCCGCGGACGAGGCGAGCACTCTCGCCTACCGCATGCTCGGCGCCGTGCCCTCCCGGCGCTCCGCCGCCGAGCTCCGGGAATGGGCCGACGCCTGCTCCGTCGCCGCGCTTCAGGTCCACCGGCTGCTCGACACCGCGCCGGACGGAGGCGCCCGTACGTCGGCCCTGAGCGCGCGGCGCGCGGCCGGCACGGACGGCATGACCCCGCTGGTCGCCGCCGAGCTGAGGCGACAGGTGCGGATCCTGGAACTGCTCGCCAATCAGGGCGCGGGCGCGGGGGCGTTGCGGCAGGCGCTGGAGGTGTCGATCGAGGGGCGGCGGGTCCTGCGGGCTGTGGTCTCCCGCAGGGAGCGCGGCAGCCGGGTCTAGCTGACGGCGGCGGGTGGGGTCTGCTCTGCGGGAGCGGGTGGGGGCTGCTCTGCGGGAGCGGGCGGGCTTGGTCTGCAGAAAAGTCCCGGGGAAATCGGCGTGTCCGCGGGACTTTCCTGCAGTCTTCTCCTCGGTGCGTCAGCCGAGTTGGCGCGGCGGCCCCGGCCTACTTCGCCCCGAAGACCGCCGCCAGCGGCTGCTTCTTCTTGAAGACCGTGGACGGCGCCGTGACGTGTTCACCGCCGATGTACAGGCGGTCGCCCGCGAAGAGCATGCGGCGCTCCGTCGTGAACCTCGCCTCCATCTCGTACGTCGAGGACGGGTTCTGCTGGAGCTTCGTCTTCTTGTACGTCTTGGGGTCCAGAGCCCAGACGGCGCCGCCCGCCTCGTCGACCACGTCGGCCTCCTGGTACGCGATGACCTTGCCGTCGTCCGCGACGCCGATCGGGGTCAGCGGGCCGCCCTCGACCCCCTCGGCCCTGCCCGACGGCTTGCCGGTCCTCAGATCGAGGGCGACCAGGTCGTTCTCGGCCTCGGACGAGGGGCTGCCGGGCTCCGAAGTGCCCAGGAAGAGCGTGTCGTTGGTGACGGCGATCTGCCGGCAGCCCGAGACCTCGGTGGCGGGGCAGTCGAGTCTGTACTTCCCGTACTTGCCGCCCACGGTGCTGATCGTGCTCAGCAGCTTGCCCCGCGCCCCGCTGTCGTCGACCGTCAGGAACTCCGAGGCCCCGGAGGAGCCCTTCTTGGAGTCACCGCCGTCCGCCGCGACGACCAGCGGGTCCGTCGAGACGACGTGGGCGTACTCGGTGCCTGCCGGGAGTTCGTACGCCGACTTCACCGCGCGCGTGGCGGGGGCGATGGTCTGGAGCGTGAGCTGGGGAGTTTCGACCTCGCCGCAGTCGCGGAGCGCGATGAGCTTCTCGTCGCTGCCCGCGTAGCCCTCGACGGGGCACTTGTCGTCCGAGGGCTTCCACAGGGGCTCGCCGCTCACCTTCCAGCCCGCGTCGGCGCTGGTGCCCGCGGCGGCGACCGTGCCGCCGCCGATGGTCACCTCGTCGAACATCTGCGGGGAGCCGTACTCGTCGACGGCCTGCTTCTGCCAGAGCAACTTGCCCTTGTTCAGGTCGACGAGGCCGACCTCGGTACAGACGGAGGGGTCCTTGCGGCTGTCCTGGAAGAGGACGGCCACGAGGCCAGCCTCGGTGGGCTCCGGCGACGACCAGCAGATCTCACCGGCCAGGGGTATCTGCCACTCGGCCTTTGCGCCGTCGAGGGAGTACCCCACTATCTTCTTCAGGTCGGCCTTGACGAAGTTCTTGTCGGTCGTCCACATTCCCATGGCGCCCGACATCTCACCGACCTTCGCCATCGGCACCTGACCCAGCAACTTCGCCTCGACAGCGGACGATTCGGACCCGCCATCGGCCCCGCTCCCGCCTCTGCCCGAACCGCCGTCGTCGCTCTCGCCGCAGCCGCTGAGCAGGAGCGCGGCCGCGAGTAACGAGCCGAGGGCTGCCGCCTTGCGTGACATGTGAATCTCCTTGTGCGCATGGGAAATTGGTTCCGGTTGGTGATCCTTCCTTTTGGGTATGGGAATTACAACTCGGAATTCCTTATCCATGGTTCAGTTGAAATGTCCTCGAGGACATTGCGCGCGGAGATATCGGGCGGGGAATTACTCGGGGATACCGGCGGTGCAGATGGCCCGCCCGTACGAGCCGAACGCGGTGGCGCGCTGCTTGTGTTCGCCCCGGACCGCCAGGGCGCAGCTCGCCTCCCCGCCGTCCTTCCCGAGCTGGATGCTGACGGCCGGGTCCTTGCCGAGCGGCACGTGCACCGTCTTCCTCCACGGCAGCTCGACACGCGACTCGACGGTGGCGCCGCCGCCCGCGCTCCGCGCCAGGTACGAGACGTCGGCGTGGCCCGTACCGGTGATGCGGTAGGTCACTGCCGCCGTGGGGACGGCTTCCCGTTCCGGCTCGTCGCCGCCGAGGGAGGAGTACCCGGCGAACGCTGCGCAGAAGACGGCCAGGAGGACCATGACCACAGCCACCACGCGCCGGTTCGAGATCTCACCGACCGCTTTTGTCTCGACGGTGCTCTGGCCGTCGGTCTCGATCTCACCGTTCATTTTCCCACCCCATGAGTTTCCCCGCCGGTAGAAGCGAAGCCCTTCGAATTCGGTCGGTTATACAACACCGTCGCGGGCGTTCGCCAGGGTAGGAAGATACCGGACTTATCGTCTTTCGAATTGCTCGACTCCTTGCGATGGATCACCGATTGTCCGCAATGTCAGGGCGGTTGACGTGGCGTCGAACGACTGCGTAGAACTCTCGCCTGCTACTTGATCCATGCTTCTGCGCCGCTCTCGGAATTCCTCGAGCGGTAACTCGATCCTGCCCTCTTTCTGTTCGCGCGAACGAGCTGAGCGAATTTATGAAAGAAGGCTCCGGAAGGGTAGTCGACACGGTGAGAAATAGTTATCGAAGGCTGCTGGTCGGCCTCGTCGCATCGGCGGTGGTGGGCACTGTGCTGCCCCAAGCCGCCTTCGCGGAGGCGGAGGAGAGACCGGCGCCCGTGCGCGCGTCGGCTGCGGACGAAGGCGAGGGCCCACCGAAGGGGCCCAGGATTCCGCGCACCCCGCCCCGGAAGTACCCCACCAACTCCCCGGACCCCAAGGTCACTTACGGCAAGGGCGGAACCACCCTCGACGCCCCCACCGTGGTGCACGGCAACGGTCCCGAGCTGTCCTGGCCGAAGTACACCTCCGGCAAGGGCGCGGGCGACGACCTGGTCGGCTATCAGCTGCACCGCTCCACCCGCCCCGACTTCAAGGCGACCGGCGCCACGCTCGTGACCCCGCTCGGCAAGGGCATGACCTCCTACAGGGACACGACCACCGAGCCGACCCGCGCGGACAGCGCGACGGAGACCGCGCGCCGCTACTCGTACCGCCTCCTGGCCCAGACCAGGGACGGCCGCCTGCTCGCGTCGCCGGTGCGCCGCGTGGGTGTGCCCAAGGCCGGGCACACCTTACGGATCCTGCGGGCCGGCCACACGGACACCACGCTCTCCTCCGCCGAGCCGGGTGCGAACCTGGACGAGAAGTGGCTGAGCGTCGGAGCGGGCGACGGCAGGTACGGCACCACCCGCGCGGCCCTGAGGTTCCCGACCTCCGGCATCCCCAAGAAGGCGACCGTTCTCCAGGCCGAGCTGCGTCTCCGGGCGGCAGGGAAGACGGCCAAGGGCGCGCTCATCGAACTCAGCCCGCTGAAGCGCGAGTTCACCGAGAAGTCCGCCACGTGGGAGAAAGCGGGAGCCAAGACCCCGTGGAGCGCGGACGGCGGCGACGCATCGGCGGCCATCGCTGACACCACCGGCCGGAGCGGCGCGTACACCTGGGACGTCACCTCGCTCGCCCGGCAGTGGGCGAAGCGCCCGAGCACCAACAAGGGCGTGCTCCTGAGCGCCGCGGGTCAGGAGCCCACCCGCTTCCCGTCGAGCGAGGCGCCCGAAGTGGCGCAGCGCCCCCGACTCAGCGTCATCACCGCCGAACCCACCCCCTGGGACACGTACTACGCGCCGGACACGCCCACCCGCATGTCCGAGAACAACACCTACCCGGTGGACGTCACGATCACCAACACCACGACGACCGCCTGGCCGGCAGGCGAGCGTGAGCTGTCGTACAAGTGGTCCCTGCCGGACGGCACGGACGCCACCACGGCGGACAACCAGCTGAAGGCCGACGTCCCGGCCCTCGCCCCCGGCGCCACCGACACCGTCAAGGCGACGGTCAAGTCCCCGTACACGGCCGACGGCAACCGCCGCTCCGGCTACACGCTCACCTGGGACATCCGCAACAAGACCGACGGCAGCTGGCTCTCCCAGAAGCCGGGCATCGGCGGTCTGGAGCAGACCACCGCCGTCGAGGACCCGACCGCGGACCGCGTCGGCACGGAGAAGCACCACGCGTACACGGGCAAGAACACCGGCGCGGGCTCGACCCTGATGAGCAACCTCGGCTCGGGCAACGCGACATGGTCGTACAACGCCTTCACCAACCCCGGCCGCGGGATCAACACCTTCGCGCGCTTCACCTACAACGCGCAGGACACCTCCGACAGCCAGCTCGGCCACGGCTGGTCGGCGCAGGCGGCAGGGCCCCTGCGGCTCGGCTCGATGCTCGACTTCCACCCGGACGCGGACCCGGGCGAGGCGTACGTCATCGACGGCGACGGCACGCAGCACCTGTTCCGCAAGCAGGGTGACGGCAGCTGGAAGCCGTCGGCCGGCTACCACTACCGGCTCACCGCCAAGCCGGACGTCGCGAAGGTGTGCCAGACCGGCAGCAGTCCCGAGGTCCCGGACGCCTGGACCCTGACGCGTCCGGACGGCACCCGATTCGTGATCGGCTGCGACGGCTACCTCACCGCGGTCATCGACAAGAACGGCAACACCCAGACGTACGTCTACGAGGTGCGCGACTCAGGCAACCGCTGGGTGAAGTTCCTCAAGGAGATCAAGGACCCGGCGGGCCGCAGCTCACTGAAGCTCGACTACTACGGGGCCGGCGACGCGACGTTCGACTACATCGACGACAAGGGCGAGAAGGCCACGGGGACCGACCTGTGGAACCCGAGGATCTACGACCACCTGAAGTCCATGACGGACATCTCGGGCCGCAAGCTCTCCTTCCTCTACACGGAGAAGGGCCACCTCGGCCGCCTCACGGACGGCGACGGCGCGGCGCAGCCGAAGGTCTTCTCCTTCTCCTACGACACCGCGCAGGGGAACAAGAACACCAAGCTGACCAAGGTCACCGACCCGCGCGGTCACGCGACGGGTGTCGAGTACGCCGAAGGCCCCGACTCGATGGCGTCGACCAAGACGATCACGGACCGGCTGCGCTCCACGACGGGCTTCACGTACACGTCCGGGACGGACGGCGGCACCGAGGCCAAGGTCACCGATGCCGAGAAGCACACGACGACGTACGCGACGGACGCCCAGGACCGCCCCGTCAAGGTCACCAACGCCAAGTCCGAGCAGACGAAGATGACGTGGGACGCCGACCACAACGTCACGCTCCTGGAGGAGAACAACGGCGCGAAGACGGCGTACTGCTACGACGAGAAGACCGGCTACCCGCTCTGGGAGCGGTCGGCGGAGGAGAACAAGGACGGCGTCCCTTCGGAGGCGGAGTGCGCACCGGGCAAATCACCGACCCACTCGGTCCGCTACGAGTACAAGACCCGCGCGGACGGCTACTCGGCCGACCTGGTCAAGAAGACCTCGGCGGAAGGCCGTGTCTGGCAGTTCGGCCATGACGCGAAGGGCAACCTGAAGACGGTTACGGACCCGAAGGGTGCCGCCTCGTCCGAGGAGGGCGACTACACGACGTCGTACGAGTACGACGCCTACGGCCAGTTGACGCGGGCGATCGACGCCAACGGCAATCCGACGGCGTACAAGGACTTCGTCGCGGCGGGCTATCCGCGCACCACGACAGACGCCCTCGCAAAGTTCACGACGACGGAGTACGACGCACGCGGCCAGGTGACGGAGGTCGTCGACGCCCTGGGCAAGAAGACGACCCAGACGTACGACGCGTTCGGTCGCCCGCTGGTGTCGAAGGTGCCGAAGGACCAGACGGCCGGCGTGTACATCACGACACCGGCGCCCGAGTACGACGCCAATGACAACGTCACCAAATCGACGGCGCCCAACGGTGCCGTTTCCACCGCGAGTTACGACGACGCGGACCAGGTGGTATCGGCCACGGCGCCAAAGGACACGGACACGTCTGGCGAGCGGAAGACGGCGTACACGTACGACAGCGTCGGCAACCTCAAGACGACGACGGAGCCGAAGGGGACGGCGACACCGTCGAACCCCGACGACTTCGTCACGACGAACAACTACGACGAGATCTACCAGCTCGAATCGGTGGTCAACGCCAAGAAGGACAAGGTCAGTTATGTCTACGACGGGGTCGGCAACCCGGTCCGCGTCATAGACCCGAAGAAGAACGCGACCCCTTCTCCTGACGACTACACGACCAAGACCGACTACGACATGAACCACCGTGTCGTGGCGGTCGGGGACGCCGCGGGCCGCACGGTCAAGCAGTCGTACGACAAGGACTCCCTGACCGTCACGACGACGGACGCGGAGAACAACACGACCGTCAACCACTACGACGAGCGCGGCAAGCTCGCGGTGGTGGAGGCCCCGCACGAGGGCACGACGGTCCGTACGACGAAGTTCGGCTACGACGAGGTGGGCAACCAGATCAAGGTCTTCACGCCGAGAGGCGTGGCGACGGAGGACCAGCCCGACGATTTCGTCGCCGAGACGACGTACGACCCTCTGAACCGCCCCTCCCGCCAGATCCAGCCGTACGACCCGAAGGACCCGCGCTACAACAGGAAGGTCTGGTCGGAGACGACGTACGACGCCGTGGGCCGGGTGGAGAAGACGTCGATGCCGCCCTCGGAGGGCGAGACGACCCGGAACGACACCACGTACGGCTACTACGACAACGGCTGGGTGAAGACGTCGCGGGACGTGTGGGACATCCGCACGACGTACGACTACAACGCCCTGGGCCAGCAGACCGCGCGCCAACTGACGTCGGCGGGCGGCTCGACGAGCCGGACCATGCGGTGGGGCCACTACCCCGACGGCAAGCTCAAGTCGCGTGACGACGACGGCATTCCGCTGGGCAGCGCGGAGCTGGTCGC from Streptomyces sp. BA2 encodes:
- a CDS encoding DNRLRE domain-containing protein, whose product is MRNSYRRLLVGLVASAVVGTVLPQAAFAEAEERPAPVRASAADEGEGPPKGPRIPRTPPRKYPTNSPDPKVTYGKGGTTLDAPTVVHGNGPELSWPKYTSGKGAGDDLVGYQLHRSTRPDFKATGATLVTPLGKGMTSYRDTTTEPTRADSATETARRYSYRLLAQTRDGRLLASPVRRVGVPKAGHTLRILRAGHTDTTLSSAEPGANLDEKWLSVGAGDGRYGTTRAALRFPTSGIPKKATVLQAELRLRAAGKTAKGALIELSPLKREFTEKSATWEKAGAKTPWSADGGDASAAIADTTGRSGAYTWDVTSLARQWAKRPSTNKGVLLSAAGQEPTRFPSSEAPEVAQRPRLSVITAEPTPWDTYYAPDTPTRMSENNTYPVDVTITNTTTTAWPAGERELSYKWSLPDGTDATTADNQLKADVPALAPGATDTVKATVKSPYTADGNRRSGYTLTWDIRNKTDGSWLSQKPGIGGLEQTTAVEDPTADRVGTEKHHAYTGKNTGAGSTLMSNLGSGNATWSYNAFTNPGRGINTFARFTYNAQDTSDSQLGHGWSAQAAGPLRLGSMLDFHPDADPGEAYVIDGDGTQHLFRKQGDGSWKPSAGYHYRLTAKPDVAKVCQTGSSPEVPDAWTLTRPDGTRFVIGCDGYLTAVIDKNGNTQTYVYEVRDSGNRWVKFLKEIKDPAGRSSLKLDYYGAGDATFDYIDDKGEKATGTDLWNPRIYDHLKSMTDISGRKLSFLYTEKGHLGRLTDGDGAAQPKVFSFSYDTAQGNKNTKLTKVTDPRGHATGVEYAEGPDSMASTKTITDRLRSTTGFTYTSGTDGGTEAKVTDAEKHTTTYATDAQDRPVKVTNAKSEQTKMTWDADHNVTLLEENNGAKTAYCYDEKTGYPLWERSAEENKDGVPSEAECAPGKSPTHSVRYEYKTRADGYSADLVKKTSAEGRVWQFGHDAKGNLKTVTDPKGAASSEEGDYTTSYEYDAYGQLTRAIDANGNPTAYKDFVAAGYPRTTTDALAKFTTTEYDARGQVTEVVDALGKKTTQTYDAFGRPLVSKVPKDQTAGVYITTPAPEYDANDNVTKSTAPNGAVSTASYDDADQVVSATAPKDTDTSGERKTAYTYDSVGNLKTTTEPKGTATPSNPDDFVTTNNYDEIYQLESVVNAKKDKVSYVYDGVGNPVRVIDPKKNATPSPDDYTTKTDYDMNHRVVAVGDAAGRTVKQSYDKDSLTVTTTDAENNTTVNHYDERGKLAVVEAPHEGTTVRTTKFGYDEVGNQIKVFTPRGVATEDQPDDFVAETTYDPLNRPSRQIQPYDPKDPRYNRKVWSETTYDAVGRVEKTSMPPSEGETTRNDTTYGYYDNGWVKTSRDVWDIRTTYDYNALGQQTARQLTSAGGSTSRTMRWGHYPDGKLKSRDDDGIPLGSAELVAYESQARAGKGTESSPHTWKLNIAKAGKYTAYEQSGKQGAWKKLGTATYKKGENADLKAAADTVKLVRDNSAEKAADTERKRFAYAYDVNGNLTSIDDTSTGTKVDAYTMSYTGLNQVEKVTEALAGQEKKATSYTYDANGQPETLSHPDQYAKYTYDLRELVKTATVGKSASDASPKVTSYDYTYRGERKTETKANKNKVDYAYYLDGALKSQTERKPDGTTLVSSHNYAYDANGNKAQDVAKKMNADDHAKYVSSTTDYTYDPADRLAKSARTGDGAGTETYVHDDNANVISQTVKGKTTTFGYDRNRLLKTTTGGASASHIYDAFGRQESVTAGGKVIERNAYDGFDRVKQHEKADASTGALKTTKYAYDPLDRTSSRTDAAGKSTDYTYLGMSGEVLGEEVTGKLTKSYQYGPWGERLSQVKHAADGSAGESTFYGYNSHSDVETLTDKDGNTKATYGYSAYGSDDKADFTGIDKPDAGDPTKDAYNPYRFNSKRWDAASATYDMGFRDYSPGLNRFTTRDMYNGALADMGLGVDPLTSNRYAFAGGNPVGFAELDGHKPIECIEAGVTCKLSSEGWKASASPKAKSAKVTRNAGTSNVSSECGTAATAKMSAHDAAVCRSGDAVQEWAKANNVSGYATVDIGSSGRSANAIPGASGNNAVNTGYADVMFWGSDEVYVWEVKPNNAYGKNDGPKDLDRYLANLNRHFEAVGDDRDVLAGPAVPAKQFTSRQGAGRVWSGGEAGMRYYGMDKKRPTPSPTPNPRPGPTDIAKPRSMPSAEPSPSATGMYGTPRPGARGYAPEGAAGSGFGLAAMTSWTARALGSAFSGGPACMLGGAC